CAGAGGCCAGGAGTAGTCAAATTGAGTCTCTGACGGCAATTGACAGGCCCGAATTTGACCATTGGGGTCGGAGTAGATGAATCCACGCTCACAGTCTGATGCAGCGGAATGGAACTCACTCAGCCACTGAATGAAATCGCCCCGCAGGCGCACCAAGTGTGGAGAGCTGGCTGCTGTTCGCATCACAAATCCTGCTGCTGCGCCTGGCAAAAATACCGTTCGATATCCAGATACGTTCGACAAGACCCGAAGTGGCCTTGATTGATGCTGCATGGCAACCGCCGAACTTGCGGCCACGGACGTGTCCACGAGACTGTGGCTGGACTCCTTGTGAAAACGGATGCTTCGCGGTGAGTCGTCTTCAGCGCCAATGGCGGTAACGACGGGCTTATAATAGATGAGTTCATCATTTTCCGTTCGTACCTATGTCAGGATCAGTGTGTGGAACCCAGCAAACCAAAGGAGAGACAGTTCACGTACGATGAGATAGGGCGAGCTGATCCACTGATCACCTAGGTCAGCCACGAGAGCTTCCTTCAAGGGCTCGCGGTTGTTGCTTCGTCGTGGTGGGTCAGAAGAAAGCACCGGCTGCAAGCAATCCAGACCGTCAATGATACTGAGCAATTTCATATCCGCAAGGCGGACAATCTGTGTCTCATAGTCAGCACAACCATTGACGCATTCAAAATCATCCAATCGGGGTGCCTCACAGAGAGCTTGAAATCAGCGCTCAAAAGGAACAAAAGATTCTTGTTAGATGAGGCGGCATTCCTTTTTGTGCTAGAGGAACTGAAAACCTGGTCTTCATCGTGATAAAGTCTGGCGGACCGCCAGTTAGAGCCGGAGAGTCCGTCAGGAAGAGACACTTCATCAAGATCGCCGCTGGTATCCGCCTGGAGGAGTACAAGAGTGGAATCATCGCGCACGATCGCGAGATATGGGTCAGAGAAGCTTGCCGAGATTGcgatcttctcctcctcggtaTCTTCGTCCCATATTGGGTAAATCTGAGAAAGTCCAAGCTCTAGGGGCAGAAGAGCGATCAGTCGTCTATTTTTTTGGgactttcatcttcttgaaaAGCACTTACCAATGTCATAGCTTCGAACTTCGTTCTGCAAAACTTGAACAACACGCGTGCTGTCAGCAAGGGAACCGACGTCAATCGTAACGTCTTCGTTCGGGTTGTATTCGGGCGCCTTGAATGGATTCAATGCTTTGCCGTCTACTTCCAAGATCTCGGAGATTTCCCGGTTCTCTGCGGTGGGTTTCGAGACAATCACGTAATGGCGAGACGATGCATCACGGGATTCACCAGGATTTTGTTGACCACTTTTCTTACTTTGACGAACGGTGGCCGACCACACGCCCACTGCACCATCAATTTTGGTGTTTAGAACGACAGAAGGGTCACACTCCCTCTTGATCAAGACCAAGGCACCAGCTCTCCCCGAACCCGACGATCCAACAAGTTCCAGGTCCGCCAGAACTCCATCTACATCCGaatcctcctcctttcgAAGCAGCTTGGCAGGCTTTCCCAGGGTCAGATCTCGCAAGGGCCCGATGGATGATAATTGATCATTCAGACGGAAATGATAGAACTCGGCCGTAGGATTCCCAGACGTTCCTCGTGGATCCGGTGCTGTCGAGtagagatcatcatcatacacatcatcgtcatccatCAGATCGTCATCCGACAAACTATCTTCGCCACTGGGagcctgcttcttcttggatgaTGCGGAAGAGCGGGACCATCCTAGAAGTACAGAGTCTGCATCTTCACTGCCAATAAAGACATTACCATCCTCGAAACATGTCGAGCACGAGGCTGTTGACTTCAAGAGACCGTCTCCAACTTGCCGAGGCAATGGGTGAATTTTCATTCCAGACACTGATCGGCCATCGAGCTTGAATCGTATCAAAGCCATATCCCCGGAACTTAGGGCGAGCAGAAGATCACTGCTATCACCACCAAGACGCTCCACAACGCAATTCTCTAGTCGGAATGATAAATCGGATTGATCGCTCATCGAGAACGAGGACATCTGCCGTGAGAACTCGTTGACCCATATCGCATTCGTTTTACCAgcttgatcaacatggacAATCTCGTTGGTGCCAACCAAGAGTGCGCCACCCACTGGAGGTGGGAGTGCAACCACTTTGAAAAGATCGCTGGGTAACTTTGAGACAGAGAGGAGCGTCGTTGATGCCCTTTGTTCCAGATCTAGTGTGAAGACGGCGTAGAACATCGCATCCTTGCGCTCATTGATCAACGCATTCGAAGTGGCCACCTGGGAGTACAAAATCCCGAATGTGGGCTCTCGATACTCGTAAAGGAAGGCTAGACTGACGGGATGGAGTAAGGCCGGATCAAAGGCAGTCAATGGAAGCACAAATGAAGCAGCGTAAGGTGTTCCGTGGGTTCCACTTCCGCCATCTTTGCCAACTTCGCGTTGAGCCGAAGATCCTCGGCCATTGGTAGGGCGTTCACCATCAAGTTCGGAGTCATAGTCATCCATCACTAGATCATCTCCGGCCTGGTGGAATGGCAAGATTGCCAGATTTCGAATGCCAAAATTGAACACTGCGCATCGACTACTGGGGTCCACACTGAGGGCGCTACCACAGCTGCTCAAGTCAGGTACCCAGGGACTTCGAGTCAAGTCATCCCGTTCATAGTAGTGAATTGAGATGGTGGAGATGCCATGACGCTCGGGATCCCATTCAATCAAGCTCAGCTTCGCGTTACGGACGGCAAGCAGAATCGCGTCGCCACCGCTCTTGGAGTCGAGGATCTTCACTCTACTCAGATCTGTCACCGTCCCTGGCAGCGGATATTCTTTTTCCAAAACGAGCTTGGCTCCCGTcgattgagaaggaggagtcgttgttgttgttgctgatGTTGGGTGGTTCTCCACATTGTCTGTCAGCCGTGAAGGTGATGAGAGCAAAGAAAACACCTGTAACAGAGAGGACCGAATGACGATCAGATTCTTAGCGGTGGCAGATAGGAATGGGACTGCCACCGCATGGGTCACCCCCGATGGGGGCAGCAGCTCTGTATAGCACTGCATTATCAGGATCCCTTTTCCTCAAATCAAGAAGTGATATTTGTAGCCCAGTCACCTGCAGGTGTGAGAAGACTAATTAAATATCAGAGCTTGAGCATCATAGGTTCGAGATTCCAATCCACCTCATCAGCCAACGCATCAACAATCAAATGGATGAAAAGCTCATAAACAACACTCGGTCAAAACGCACCGCAGGGCGCGATATCGATAATCGGGGTCGATAACGATCACGTGGTGATAACCTCATCGGGTTAGCCCATGACGACAGTCGCGGTATTTACTTCATTCTCCGACGCCATCAAGGTTACGTCGTAAGCTCGTCTTCTCAATTTACATTCCGTGTGAAGCAACACCTTCTACTGGAATATTCTGTTTTCTATCTCATGTGAGGTATCTTCTGGTCTCAGTGTGCCTTCAACATGGCGCTCCTCCAGACTTCTCTCATCTGGATTGTTTATGCCGTCGTCATAGCAGCCTTGCTTGCGATAGCATCGATTTTCATCTACATTTATCAAACGCCACGGGATCGCTCCCCCTCAGTAACTATCACTTGCATCATTGCAATTACTTGTCTCTTAGCAACGGTTCTACTTCTTCCGGTTGATGTCGCGCTAGTTTCGTCGACGACCTCGTCGCAGCTCGGTCGCCGCAAAGATTGGGCCTCGCAAGATGCTGTGGATAGGATCACTTACTCTTTAACTGTTGTCTACTATGCCCTGTATTCTGCTGATGCCCTTTTGTGCCTCTTGGTGTTGCCTTTTACCTACTTTTGGTACGAAGAATATGATGAGGTCGCTGCCGAGGCAGGCGAGCAGACGTTGGGATCTCGCCTCTGGGGCGCCTTCAAGTACACCTTGTTTTTCATCGCTATAGTTGTGATTCTCTTCTTGGTCGGATTCTTTGTGCCTGTTTCgaaagacaaagacaatATGGATCTGGATTACTTCAAGCGGTTGTTGACCGAGAACCGTATGTATTCCCCTGACCCATGCGCTCTGGACTCCGTGACTGACGTTTTTCATAGACGGCGAACGTGCACTGACATTTGCGCTTGGTCTTTTGATCACCCTCGGTATTTGTCTGTATGTTCTGTACACTTCTGCGGGCCTTGCTCTGTTCCCCGTGAGCCTGATTAAGACCGCGCCTGCGGTTTCCAGCCCGATGCTGCAGGCGACTACTGCACAGCAGCTGGAAGTAAATCAGGAGCGCCAACGTCAGCTTGAGGGACGCTGTGGGGGAAATCCCGACCTTTTATCATCAAAGGATCGCAGAGAACTCGACACTCTCACGCGGGAGGAGAGGACGCTCATCCGTCGACAGCGTCTGGTCGAGGAGGCACAAGGCGGAGGGCGCAGTTGGCTAATGCGAGCGTGGAATAAGGTTGGAGCTATTCTCCGTCCATTCAAACTGCTCGGCGGAATTTTGCTCCTTCTGGTGGCTGTTGTGGTTTGGGTGTCCATGCTCTTGACCTCGATCGACAAAGCAAAAAACTCGATCTGCAAGCACCGCTGTGGTTACATCCTTGGTCACATTAACGTGTTTAACCCTGTGAATTGGATTCTGGTCGTGTCTGCCAAGGTCTTTCCCGTGGACTACGCCATCTTCACTGCCCTCATCTTGCTGCTCTTCTGCAGCTCCGTTGTGGGCATCGCAGTGGTCGGTATTCGCTTCTTGTGGATTCGCATCTTCCAAATCCGCAAAGGCCACACCTCGCCACAGGCTCTTCTTTTGGCAACCGCTATGCTGATGCTTATGATTTTGGCGCTGAACTATTCTGTTTCGATGGTAGTGGCTCCGGGATATGCAACATTTGGTCCTCAGACCTTCTGTGACCGCACCCCGAGCTCACCGGGCGAGCAACCGGATTGTACGAACAGCAAGGATCTCATCAAACCGTGCTCTGAGCTTGCAGAGAATCCAGCAGCTCGTTCAGTATGCACACCTAGTGTTGTCAGCACCTTCCTGAATCGAGTGACGATcaattttcctttctttggTGTGGTCTTTTTCTGGGCTCAATTTGTCTTCCTGGGTATGAGATTCTCACGCTCGACTTTTTCCGTTTCTCGTGAAGATTTTTGAAATGCTGACTTGTCATTTGAACAGGTGTCTACCTCGTTGTCTTTGTTACTACCCTCTTCCGGGCACCCAAGCTCGATGAGCAACAacttgatgaagatgccgaagaagcggaagaagaaggtctTCTGGCTAGTACCGGAAGACGATTCGGTGCTAACTGGCAAGATATCACTGGCAGGGCTGATCGTGCTTGATAGCCGTGTCCACTCGTGACACAAGAGTGACTAACCACCAAGGTTGCCATTTCTAGTAATGACTCGCATGGGTTTTGTGATGTTTTGACCTGCAACGCTAATCAACCAGTActttatttctttttctttttctgattgACGATAGTATTTGAATGCGAAGAGTAATGCCCAAACCGCCGATTCGTAGTCAAAGAggtccaaaaagaaatggcTATGTTTTATTTTGAAGCCATCCGTAAATTTGTTTCCATGGCATGACATGAGTCTGCACGCCCTGCCGCAAGAACAAATTTCCTCTAGAGTATAAGTGTGTTTAGTACCTCATCTGCTCGTTgagcaaggccaaggcgcTCTGGAATGCCCTGACAACGTCCGTGTCTATAACAGAGAGAAGTCATCAGCCCAATGAGCGTCAAGATCCGACGAAGCATATTCACGACAGACGGAAGTGGGGAGAAATACAgtgcttcttcttgctctcgaGGTTCACTTCAGAGTTTTGAACGTGTTGCATCTGCGTTTTGAACCTTTACAGTGTCAATATTCACGTGGTGGACAAGCACCTATTGTGCCCAGCTTTTTAATTTTAGGGAACACGAACCGCTTGAGGGCACGTTTCTCGTCTTGCAGTATGGTAGTTTGAGACCAGATTGTGAACACCTGCTTCCGAATGAGCAAATCAGGACCTCCACCAAATCGTGCATCTATGGTCGAACCTCGAGCAACTTCGCCGTCTCGACACGTAAATTGTCTTCAACCCGGCTGTGTTCATCCATGGCTTCCATGTACTTTTCCTGCAGCTCTTCCCAGCTGCAGTCTTCCAGTCCTTGGGTCAGCTGAGTTGTGAGAGTGAACTCGGCATCATGAGAAGACGGGCGCATTGACTCGATGCTCTGATGACTATGCGATTCTACCGATGACCTGGACGGTGCTGCCTTTTCTGGGCTCCCCTGTCGTGACATCGTCCCAGATGCTCCCTCCAAGCAGAGCACCGCGAGAAATGACCGATGCTGCAATCTCTCTCGGCAGCCCGTGGGGCTCTGTCGGCTTTTGAATGAGTGTTGCTTGTGGCTTGAGATAAGGTTGCATTCACATGTTTGGCCATTGCCCACTGTGGAGATCATCTGGACCGCTCCAGGGCGGGAGGCTCGTCAGGTGACGACATTGCAACAGACGGGCTCCCGACAACGGCAGCTCTGTAGACCTGCACCTCCCTAGTTCATGGTCATCGGTGGCGGCTCTGGTAGCTTCATCGACACACCATGGAAGTTCAGCTTTCACCAAACCATCTTACACGCTTTCTTCACCCTCTGCGATGAGCTGCTCCGTATGCAGCTCAGCCCACTCCCGCCAGCCGTTACTGTGCCCGACGTGTGCCCGCAATCACCTGTATCCGCTGCGTCTTGAAAATGCCCAGATTctcttggagaaggagagactCGGCCAGGAGATAGCAGCTGCTGTTGCTCATGAAAGTACTCCACAAACTCAGTCCACGCCCAAGCAGGTTCATTCGAGTCAAAATCAAAGCTCTCCGGCCTGGGCTCTTCAAGTATTATCCAGTCGCCAGGCGTCGTCCTCCGCCAGAAAGGATGATTTTCAGCGGCAGGTTGACATATTGAAAGATGAGATCAAGGCCAAAAGGATAGATATTTTGGAGCGTCAAGCGCTGTTATCTCGAAGACGTTCCGATGCTGAATCGGCACAATACGAACTGGCGGAGCGGGAGGCTTCCGTCTTGACCAACATTCAGAACACGACGAAGAGGACCGAGCACCTGTGGCATACCCTTCATAGCAAGACTGCAGAGGCAcgtatttttctttgtcgTGAGGCAGCCCACTTGTACGGGTTGAGACAGCGGACCTCCAAAAGAAGTGATGGCCGGCATAGCTATGTACTTGGTGGTCTAGGGATAATCGACCTGAAAGACCTGAATGGTATGCCCGGCCCAGCGTCTGTCCATGTTCGAAATGTTGCTAACCCGTTGAATAGGCGCAAGTCCCGTGCAAATATCTACCTCGCTCTCGAACGTTGCCCGCCTGTTGGTCCTCGTCTCTCACTACCTTTCATTGAGACTGCCCGCGGAAATCACCTTGCCTCACCGAAATCATCCTACTGCGACCATCTATACTCTTGCTGCATCGTACAATTCCCGAAATCTCTCTCACGGATCCGAAGATTCTTATACTGTCCCAAGCAATCCCGCGGGATCGAGAACCGAACCTCGAGCTCGCACCCACCCACGCCCGCGACCGCTCTTTATCGACACACCCCTCCCACGTCTAGCCAAAGAAGACCCTGGCACTTATGCACTGTTTGTGGAAGGTGTTTCACTCCTTGCTTGGGACGTGGCCTGGTTGTGCAGGACACAAGGTATCAACTTGAACTCCGACTCCTGGGAGGATATCTGTAACATTGGGAAGGGGATGTGGCAGCTACTCGTCGctccgccagcgccagcaTCCACATTGATGCGAGCGTTTGCGGGTCGAGACACGCAGAAAATAAAGCCCACTAAGGATTCGCCGCAAACTACCATACAACGCACCAAATCTTTTCCCATGCTTGGACATTATTCCCATGGTACGGCCCACTCGTTCCTCGCGGCATCGGAAGGGGTGGAGTTCATGCGGACATGGAAGCTACCCACGCCGACCAGAATTGCAGATAAATTGAAAGCTACACTCCTGGGAGAAATGGCAAGTGCAGAATGGGAAGTCCTCGACGAAAAAGAATGGTTTGAGGGCAATGCAGATGCCCAAAAGCAAAAGGCACTGGATTCGCACGATACGACTGGTCAGTCGTCTACTTCCACAGTCACGCCAGGCGAGAGCGCTACGGGACAACAGCAAGGTTCCGTGCGGGCGACAGAGGAAGGTCGTCGGCCGAAAGGTACCAGTGGATGGACAAAACTCAACAATCGATAGGTTGTTCCATTAAGCATTCGAGCAATTGCTGGCTCCATGgacgtttttttttatcgAAGCATCTGCCATACTATTAGAGTATCCCAGCGCAACAGATCTGATTGGTGAAACTACAATGTCATCCAAGTGTTCTTTGTGGTTTACTCTTCGGTCTTATCCTGTTTCTTTCCAATAATTAAATCACAACTCCTCGGCTCTGTAACCACTATGCATTCATCATCAGTCAGCAGATAATGTGTGAGCATCATCGGTACAAATTCTTGTCCTGGACCTTCAACACAACTTCGTGAAACAGCGCGGCCCGCATACGGCGTTACTAAGCCGCGATAAGTCGGCAGATCGGCCCAGGCTTGCTGTTCTCGGATCGAAAGTGATAAGACGCATGGCCCGCCGAACACCGACCGAATTTCGTCAAATCATGAGCTCCTACAACTAGCACTCAGCTCCAACTACACGGGCCTGGCTCTTTTACTTTGTGCTTTTGGAGCGGCTATTCGATTGAACTAGTCTTCGAGACTGTACCACATCCACGCCTCCCCGGGAAAACGTGCGCTGGTGATGCGATCTGGACATTAGCGGCATTCTGAGTCTCCCATTCTAAAGATGCCGAATGCCCACACGTGGCAGGATGCAGGCCTGGGGTCAATGGGTGAGTTGACTGTGCTCTCCACTCTATCCAAGtctcaagatcatcatggcTTACTCTACCCGATCCCAGACCTCAAGCGGgctctctcttccatctccgaCATCCCTGAATCACTATTGAGGGCAGAGCTTCAACGACGAAATGACGCTCGATCTTCAGACCCGGCTGACGGTTCCCCCAGCTGTGGCTCAGGTCAAAGGGGCGATTACAATACTGGTCTTCATGTCATGGCTCTCTTCCTCATTCTTGGACTGAGCACATTCGGTGCGTTGCAGCCTAGAGGGGGTTCAAAACTCCCGTCACGGCTCCCCTGATGCTGGTGCTGATACACAATTGCAGGATACGTGTGAGTATGCTGACAGTTGTGACCTTGTAGCTTGTTCGTTCCCCGTTCTCGCGCGCCGGTTTCCTGGCCTTCCGATTCCTCGACgctttctcttcatttccagACATTTCGGGACAGGAGTTTTGATTGCGACGGCTTTTGTCCATCTGCTTCCCACGGCATTCGTCTCGTTGACCGACCCGTGTCTCCCGCGGTTTTGGAGCCGGACCTATCGTGCCATGG
This genomic window from Penicillium oxalicum strain HP7-1 chromosome III, whole genome shotgun sequence contains:
- a CDS encoding putative lysosomal cobalamin transporter; the protein is MALLQTSLIWIVYAVVIAALLAIASIFIYIYQTPRDRSPSVTITCIIAITCLLATVLLLPVDVALVSSTTSSQLGRRKDWASQDAVDRITYSLTVVYYALYSADALLCLLVLPFTYFWYEEYDEVAAEAGEQTLGSRLWGAFKYTLFFIAIVVILFLVGFFVPVSKDKDNMDLDYFKRLLTENHGERALTFALGLLITLGICLYVLYTSAGLALFPVSLIKTAPAVSSPMLQATTAQQLEVNQERQRQLEGRCGGNPDLLSSKDRRELDTLTREERTLIRRQRLVEEAQGGGRSWLMRAWNKVGAILRPFKLLGGILLLLVAVVVWVSMLLTSIDKAKNSICKHRCGYILGHINVFNPVNWILVVSAKVFPVDYAIFTALILLLFCSSVVGIAVVGIRFLWIRIFQIRKGHTSPQALLLATAMLMLMILALNYSVSMVVAPGYATFGPQTFCDRTPSSPGEQPDCTNSKDLIKPCSELAENPAARSVCTPSVVSTFLNRVTINFPFFGVVFFWAQFVFLGVYLVVFVTTLFRAPKLDEQQLDEDAEEAEEEGLLASTGRRFGANWQDITGRADRA
- a CDS encoding Protein cft1, translating into MQCYTELLPPSGVTHAVAVPFLSATAKNLIVIRSSLLQVFSLLSSPSRLTDNVENHPTSATTTTTPPSQSTGAKLVLEKEYPLPGTVTDLSRVKILDSKSGGDAILLAVRNAKLSLIEWDPERHGISTISIHYYERDDLTRSPWVPDLSSCGSALSVDPSSRCAVFNFGIRNLAILPFHQAGDDLVMDDYDSELDGERPTNGRGSSAQREVGKDGGSGTHGTPYAASFVLPLTAFDPALLHPVSLAFLYEYREPTFGILYSQVATSNALINERKDAMFYAVFTLDLEQRASTTLLSVSKLPSDLFKVVALPPPVGGALLVGTNEIVHVDQAGKTNAIWVNEFSRQMSSFSMSDQSDLSFRLENCVVERLGGDSSDLLLALSSGDMALIRFKLDGRSVSGMKIHPLPRQVGDGLLKSTASCSTCFEDGNVFIGSEDADSVLLGWSRSSASSKKKQAPSGEDSLSDDDLMDDDDVYDDDLYSTAPDPRGTSGNPTAEFYHFRLNDQLSSIGPLRDLTLGKPAKLLRKEEDSDVDGVLADLELVGSSGSGRAGALVLIKRECDPSVVLNTKIDGAVGVWSATVRQSKKSGQQNPGESRDASSRHYVIVSKPTAENREISEILEVDGKALNPFKAPEYNPNEDVTIDVGSLADSTRVVQVLQNEVRSYDIELGLSQIYPIWDEDTEEEKIAISASFSDPYLAIVRDDSTLVLLQADTSGDLDEVSLPDGLSGSNWRSARLYHDEDQVFSSSSTKRNAASSNKNLLFLLSADFKLSIVRLADMKLLSIIDGLDCLQPVLSSDPPRRSNNREPLKEALVADLGDQWISSPYLIVRTENDELIYYKPVVTAIGAEDDSPRSIRFHKESSHSLVDTSVAASSAVAMQHQSRPLRVLSNVSGYRTVFLPGAAAGFVMRTAASSPHLVRLRGDFIQWLSEFHSAASDCERGFIYSDPNGQIRACQLPSETQFDYSWPLRKVSLDEQIDHLTYSTTSDTYVVGTSHNAEFKLPDNDELHPEWRNESITFCPQVPQSSVKVVSPKTWTVIDEYPLEAAEHITAVKNVNMEISENTHERKDLIVVGTAIVKGEDIPARGCIYVFDVINVVPDPERPETGRKLKLIGKETVKGAVTALSGIGGQGFIIVAQGPKCMVRGLKEDGSLLPVAFMDMSCYVSVAKELKGTGMCLLGDAVKGIWFAGYSEEPYKMSLFGKDPEYLEVASAEFLPDGNKLYIVVSDSDCNLHVLQYDPEDPKSSNGDRLLHRSKFYTGNFATQMTLLPRTAVPSEQQQNLDSSSSPDDMMIDTDQAAHATYHVLIASQNGSLALVTSVSEESYRRLSALQSQLTNTIEHPCGLNPRAFRAVESDGTSGRGMIDGNLLRQWLSLGKQRQAEISGRVGATEWEIRGDLESIGGDGLGYL